A single Acidaminococcus sp. DNA region contains:
- a CDS encoding LemA family protein gives MKKVLIAIVVVIVLIAGALMGTYNGLVSANENVTSQWSQVENQLQRRNDLIPNLVNTVKGYAAQESKIFTDVANARAKLAGAKSVADASAANNELDGALSRLLAIAENYPQLKSNTNFLQLQDELAGTENRIAVARRDYNNSVQAFNAKIKSFPTNILAGMFGFTPHDYFKADEQAKQVPQVKF, from the coding sequence ATGAAAAAAGTACTGATTGCGATTGTTGTCGTAATTGTTTTGATTGCAGGTGCGCTGATGGGCACGTATAACGGCCTGGTTTCGGCAAACGAAAATGTGACTAGTCAGTGGAGCCAGGTGGAAAACCAGCTCCAGCGCCGGAACGACTTGATTCCGAACCTTGTGAATACCGTTAAAGGTTATGCAGCTCAGGAATCAAAGATTTTTACGGATGTAGCTAACGCGCGTGCCAAGCTGGCCGGTGCTAAGTCAGTGGCTGATGCTTCGGCTGCGAATAATGAACTCGATGGCGCCCTGTCTCGCCTGCTTGCGATTGCTGAAAACTATCCGCAGTTAAAATCCAATACGAACTTCCTGCAGCTGCAGGATGAACTTGCCGGCACTGAAAACCGGATTGCCGTGGCACGCCGGGATTACAACAACTCCGTACAGGCTTTCAATGCCAAAATCAAATCTTTCCCGACGAATATTCTGGCCGGGATGTTTGGCTTCACTCCTCATGATTATTTCAAGGCTGATGAACAGGCAAAGCAGGTTCCGCAGGTCAAGTTTTGA
- a CDS encoding TPM domain-containing protein — protein MRNLLLGVLLLCQFLFSFLAPVSAAPAIPPKPTNNIYVDDRAGVLSSQTKKTILAYSRALEQKTKAQVVVLTVPTLDGASLEEYSLAVLRGWGIGDKKLNNGVLLLVAVNDRKSRIEVGYGLEGTLPDGLTGRIQDEYMIPYFRKGDYDKGILNGYAAILQTTAKGYGLSVKNLPVERAPDVPDDTSQSGEMPFFFKLLILAGILVFILLDRVLFGGAILRTLFYLFFFRGGGRGGGGFGGGFGGGFGGGGHFGGGSGGGGGSSRSW, from the coding sequence ATGAGGAATTTATTACTTGGGGTACTGCTGCTTTGTCAGTTCCTCTTTTCCTTCCTCGCTCCGGTAAGTGCGGCCCCGGCGATTCCGCCCAAACCGACAAACAATATCTATGTGGATGACCGGGCGGGTGTGCTTTCATCGCAGACCAAGAAGACGATTCTTGCCTACAGCAGGGCTCTGGAACAAAAAACAAAGGCACAGGTTGTAGTTCTGACTGTGCCGACTCTGGACGGGGCCTCATTGGAAGAATACAGTCTTGCCGTGCTCCGCGGCTGGGGAATTGGTGATAAAAAACTGAATAACGGTGTTTTGCTTCTGGTTGCTGTCAACGACCGGAAATCAAGGATTGAAGTCGGTTATGGCCTTGAGGGAACACTGCCCGATGGACTGACCGGGCGTATTCAGGACGAGTATATGATTCCGTACTTCCGTAAAGGAGACTATGACAAGGGAATCCTGAACGGCTACGCCGCCATACTTCAGACAACGGCAAAGGGCTACGGGCTGTCTGTCAAGAATCTTCCTGTCGAACGGGCACCGGATGTTCCGGACGATACTTCCCAGAGTGGGGAAATGCCGTTCTTCTTTAAACTGTTGATCCTCGCAGGCATCCTGGTGTTTATATTGCTCGACCGGGTACTCTTCGGCGGTGCTATTTTAAGAACGCTTTTCTACCTCTTCTTCTTCCGCGGCGGAGGAAGAGGCGGTGGTGGATTTGGCGGAGGCTTCGGAGGAGGCTTTGGCGGTGGCGGCCACTTTGGCGGCGGTTCCGGCGGAGGCGGCGGGTCCAGCCGCAGCTGGTAA
- a CDS encoding flavodoxin family protein gives MKVLLVNGSPHQKGSTYHALEIVAKALQAEGIDTELFQVGPKPVQDCIGCWQCMKKGACVFTQDNVNAFVEASRKADGFVFGTPVYFAHPAGQVQSFLNRVFISGGDAFAYKPGAAVAVARRAGTTASLDVLNKYFGISRMLTVGSSYWNLIHGAVAADLEQDPEGVQTLREMGKNMAWLLHCLEAAKKAGIAFPKPENKVMTNFVR, from the coding sequence ATGAAGGTATTATTGGTCAATGGCAGTCCGCATCAAAAAGGAAGTACTTACCATGCTCTGGAGATTGTGGCAAAGGCACTTCAGGCAGAAGGTATCGACACAGAACTTTTTCAGGTAGGGCCGAAGCCGGTGCAGGACTGCATCGGATGCTGGCAGTGCATGAAAAAAGGGGCATGCGTCTTTACGCAGGATAATGTTAATGCTTTCGTAGAAGCGTCTCGCAAGGCAGACGGATTTGTGTTCGGAACTCCGGTTTACTTTGCACATCCGGCAGGGCAGGTACAGTCGTTCCTCAACCGTGTTTTTATCAGCGGCGGCGATGCTTTTGCCTATAAACCGGGAGCTGCCGTTGCCGTGGCCCGCAGGGCGGGTACTACAGCCTCCCTCGATGTGCTGAATAAGTACTTTGGAATTTCCCGGATGCTGACCGTTGGTTCTTCTTACTGGAACTTGATTCACGGGGCTGTTGCCGCGGACCTTGAACAAGATCCCGAGGGAGTGCAGACGCTTCGCGAGATGGGAAAGAATATGGCTTGGCTGCTCCATTGTTTGGAAGCCGCGAAAAAAGCCGGCATTGCCTTCCCGAAACCGGAAAATAAAGTGATGACGAATTTTGTGAGATAA